The Flavobacteriaceae bacterium 3519-10 genome includes a window with the following:
- a CDS encoding Dihydrofolate synthase, with translation MTYSEYQDAVAWLFAQVPNYQTDGKTAYKPGLENIIALCEHFGNPQRKIKTIHIGGTNGKGSVSNMLASVLYEAGYKTGLYNSPHLIDFTERIKVNGKTCEKEFVFEFIQKLKDLPAEITPSFFEFTTIMAFEYFHQQNVDIAIIEVGLGGRLDSTNIISPMISAITNVALDHQDILGETIEEIAFEKAGIIKDGVTVISGAEDETVRNIIRSTAQQKNSRFVDAGTIQSELKSDLKGDYQQKNIKVVVALVDQLRESGLNVTAKNVERGLLKVHQNTGFIGRWFEFSSEPLIICDTAHNQAGLQAVFAQLESIPKHKHIILGFVNDKKIDDVLGILPRNSTYYFAKPKVNRGRHPLDYEDLLKNSKINYKIFDEVQLAYVSAKQNIKNNEMIFIGGSNFVVGEFLENNLQK, from the coding sequence ATGACATACTCCGAATATCAGGACGCCGTCGCATGGCTTTTTGCGCAGGTGCCCAATTATCAGACAGACGGTAAAACAGCCTATAAACCCGGCCTTGAGAATATCATTGCCCTCTGCGAACACTTCGGCAATCCGCAGCGCAAAATAAAAACCATCCATATCGGCGGTACAAACGGAAAGGGTTCCGTGAGCAATATGCTGGCTTCAGTTCTGTATGAGGCGGGTTATAAAACAGGCCTGTACAACTCGCCGCATCTTATCGATTTTACCGAAAGGATCAAGGTAAACGGCAAAACCTGCGAAAAGGAATTTGTATTTGAATTCATCCAGAAACTTAAAGATCTTCCGGCCGAAATCACGCCTTCTTTTTTCGAGTTCACCACCATCATGGCTTTCGAATATTTTCATCAGCAGAACGTGGATATTGCGATCATCGAAGTAGGGTTGGGCGGCAGGTTAGATTCTACCAATATTATTTCACCAATGATAAGCGCCATTACCAATGTAGCGCTGGATCATCAGGATATTCTCGGTGAAACCATTGAAGAGATCGCGTTTGAAAAAGCAGGAATTATCAAAGACGGCGTAACGGTGATTTCCGGTGCTGAAGACGAAACCGTAAGAAATATTATCAGAAGCACAGCGCAGCAGAAAAATTCGCGGTTTGTAGACGCAGGCACGATTCAATCTGAACTGAAATCCGACTTAAAGGGCGACTACCAGCAGAAAAATATAAAGGTGGTAGTGGCTTTGGTTGATCAACTGCGGGAATCAGGTTTAAATGTTACTGCCAAAAATGTAGAACGCGGTTTGCTGAAGGTTCATCAAAACACCGGATTTATAGGCCGTTGGTTCGAGTTTTCATCGGAGCCGCTGATCATCTGCGATACTGCGCATAATCAGGCGGGTTTGCAGGCTGTTTTCGCGCAGCTCGAATCGATTCCAAAGCACAAACATATCATCTTAGGTTTTGTGAATGATAAAAAAATAGATGACGTGCTTGGCATTCTTCCGCGCAATTCCACTTACTATTTTGCGAAGCCGAAGGTAAACCGGGGCCGTCACCCGCTCGATTACGAAGATTTGCTAAAAAATTCAAAAATAAATTATAAAATTTTTGATGAGGTTCAGCTGGCGTATGTTTCTGCAAAACAGAATATTAAAAATAACGAAATGATTTTTATCGGCGGCAGCAACTTTGTGGTGGGAGAATTTCTCGAAAATAATTTGCAGAAATAA
- a CDS encoding Dihydroorotate dehydrogenase — MYKSIIRPVLFKFDPEKVHYFTFSILKRFPFLKNIIAPKPLHDKRLEREVFGLKFKNPVGLAAGFDKDAKMFTELSDLGFGFVEIGTVTPKPQDGNPKKRLFRLKEDSAIINRMGFNNGGVDAAVERLKKNKHVLIGGNIGKNKLTPNEDAVNDYVMCFEKLFPFVDYFVVNVSSPNTPNLRELQEKEPLTKLLGTLQQLNSQKEKPRPILLKIAPDLSDDQLLDIIDIVKETHIAGVIATNTTLSRENLVSEDRNETGGLSGKPLTERSTEVIRFLSEKSGKAFPIIGVGGIHSADDALEKLDAGASLLQLYTGFIYEGPQLIREINERLLARN, encoded by the coding sequence ATGTATAAAAGCATTATCCGCCCGGTTCTATTTAAATTCGATCCTGAAAAAGTACATTACTTCACTTTCAGTATTCTTAAACGATTTCCTTTTTTAAAAAACATCATCGCCCCAAAACCTTTGCACGATAAAAGACTGGAGCGCGAAGTTTTCGGTCTGAAGTTTAAAAACCCCGTGGGTTTGGCTGCAGGTTTCGATAAAGATGCGAAAATGTTCACCGAACTCTCAGATTTAGGTTTTGGTTTTGTCGAAATTGGAACTGTAACGCCTAAACCACAGGACGGAAATCCAAAAAAAAGACTTTTCAGGTTAAAAGAAGATTCCGCGATCATCAACAGAATGGGCTTTAATAACGGTGGCGTAGATGCGGCCGTCGAACGACTGAAGAAAAACAAACACGTGCTGATTGGCGGAAACATCGGCAAAAACAAACTTACGCCCAACGAAGACGCTGTAAACGATTATGTGATGTGTTTCGAAAAGTTGTTTCCGTTTGTAGATTATTTTGTGGTGAATGTAAGTTCGCCGAACACGCCCAACCTTCGCGAGTTGCAGGAAAAGGAGCCTTTAACGAAACTTTTAGGCACGCTTCAACAGCTTAATTCACAAAAAGAAAAGCCCAGGCCGATTTTGCTGAAGATTGCGCCTGATCTGAGTGATGATCAGCTGCTCGATATCATCGATATTGTAAAAGAGACACATATCGCGGGTGTAATAGCGACAAACACTACACTCTCGCGCGAGAATCTGGTTTCGGAAGACAGAAATGAAACCGGCGGCCTCTCCGGCAAGCCTTTAACGGAACGTTCTACCGAAGTGATCCGTTTTCTTTCAGAAAAAAGCGGAAAAGCCTTTCCTATTATCGGTGTGGGTGGAATTCATTCCGCTGACGATGCGCTTGAAAAACTTGACGCCGGAGCGAGTCTGCTTCAGCTTTATACCGGATTTATCTATGAAGGTCCTCAGCTTATCCGGGAAATAAATGAGAGATTGCTGGCAAGAAATTAA
- a CDS encoding possible conserved transmembrane protein yields MKTMKDFEKKAQLRKYKMFATGLFVLMAAVFVVTTVLEKNNPAHWIGYIRAFSEAAMVGALADWFAVTALFNYPLGLKIPHTNLIENSKERIGDNLGNFVVDNFLSPKNIRPYIQKMKISGFVGEWLSKERNQDNLVNELSGIVLDILNKLEDSAVIAFIGKKAKEMSDDIKINEIVGNGLVYILDKNDHQKMITNLSKQIKEYVLNNQEVVKSRVQKESFFLIPKFVDNTIAEKITTGLSTFFEEVENDANHSLRDEITQKLYAFSTEIQSAEKWAEEFRNVKNDFLQEDKLQQYAQDIWNSIRKTLSNELLEEHSGLKMYLKKNLSELSANLQTDVKLQHKIDHWVRVTAYKYILKNTHQAGNLISSTVGNWQGKELSEKLELEVGKDLQFIRVNGTIVGGLVGLIIYTVTNFFL; encoded by the coding sequence TTGAAAACAATGAAGGACTTCGAGAAAAAAGCACAACTCCGTAAATATAAGATGTTCGCCACCGGACTTTTCGTTTTAATGGCGGCCGTCTTTGTAGTGACAACCGTTTTAGAAAAGAACAACCCCGCACATTGGATCGGCTATATCAGGGCATTCTCGGAAGCTGCGATGGTCGGTGCGCTAGCCGATTGGTTTGCAGTCACGGCGCTTTTTAATTATCCTTTGGGGCTTAAAATCCCTCATACCAACCTCATCGAAAACAGCAAGGAAAGGATTGGCGACAATCTCGGAAATTTCGTGGTGGATAATTTTCTGTCGCCGAAAAACATCAGGCCCTACATTCAGAAAATGAAAATCTCAGGTTTTGTGGGCGAGTGGCTTTCGAAGGAGCGCAACCAGGACAACCTGGTGAATGAGCTTTCAGGTATTGTTCTGGATATTCTGAATAAGCTTGAAGACTCTGCTGTAATTGCATTTATCGGGAAAAAAGCCAAAGAAATGTCCGATGATATTAAGATAAACGAAATTGTCGGCAACGGCCTTGTCTATATTCTCGATAAAAACGATCATCAGAAAATGATCACCAACCTCTCAAAACAGATTAAAGAATACGTTCTCAATAATCAGGAGGTTGTGAAAAGCCGCGTGCAAAAAGAGAGCTTTTTCCTGATTCCGAAATTTGTTGACAACACCATCGCTGAAAAAATCACGACAGGACTTTCAACCTTCTTTGAAGAAGTTGAAAATGATGCAAACCATTCTCTGCGCGACGAGATTACGCAGAAACTTTACGCGTTTTCGACGGAAATTCAGTCAGCGGAGAAATGGGCCGAGGAGTTCCGCAATGTAAAAAATGATTTTCTTCAGGAAGACAAACTCCAGCAATATGCGCAGGACATCTGGAATTCTATCAGAAAAACACTTTCGAACGAGCTTTTAGAAGAACATTCAGGTTTAAAAATGTATCTCAAAAAGAATCTATCAGAACTTTCGGCTAACCTGCAGACCGACGTGAAGCTGCAGCACAAAATAGATCACTGGGTGCGCGTCACGGCCTATAAATACATCCTCAAAAACACGCATCAGGCCGGAAATCTGATCAGTTCAACCGTCGGAAACTGGCAAGGAAAAGAACTCAGCGAAAAACTGGAGCTTGAAGTGGGCAAAGACCTTCAGTTCATCCGCGTCAACGGAACGATCGTGGGTGGTTTGGTCGGGTTGATTATTTATACGGTGACGAACTTCTTTTTGTAA
- a CDS encoding methionine-R-sulfoxide reductase: MSFSFMKILLSILALISMQMCSQVKQPQIKPIMENSTLKDNPYYSRTDRTKLTVSNSEWKQILSPDLYAIAREADTERPFTGKYNEFDELGDYYCAVCGNHLFRSDSKFSSTCGWPSFFEADKEGTAYNRDSSHGMERIEVVCKRCDSHLGHVFNDGPPPTGTRYCMNSVSLEFVGDSEKK; encoded by the coding sequence ATGAGTTTCAGTTTTATGAAAATATTACTTTCTATATTGGCACTTATTTCGATGCAAATGTGCTCTCAGGTAAAACAACCCCAAATCAAACCGATCATGGAAAATTCCACTTTAAAAGACAATCCTTACTATTCGCGGACAGACCGTACAAAGCTCACCGTGTCAAACTCCGAATGGAAGCAGATACTATCGCCCGATCTTTATGCAATAGCCCGCGAGGCCGATACAGAAAGACCATTCACGGGCAAATACAATGAATTTGATGAGCTTGGCGACTATTACTGCGCGGTTTGTGGCAACCATCTTTTCCGCTCCGACTCTAAATTTTCTTCTACCTGCGGGTGGCCCAGTTTTTTCGAGGCCGATAAAGAAGGAACGGCATACAACAGAGATTCGTCTCACGGGATGGAAAGGATAGAAGTAGTGTGCAAACGCTGCGACTCACATTTAGGTCATGTATTCAACGACGGACCGCCACCGACCGGCACGCGCTACTGTATGAATTCTGTAAGCCTTGAGTTTGTCGGCGATTCAGAAAAGAAATAA